A genomic window from Macaca mulatta isolate MMU2019108-1 chromosome 19, T2T-MMU8v2.0, whole genome shotgun sequence includes:
- the FOXA3 gene encoding hepatocyte nuclear factor 3-gamma isoform X1: MVYSPVTPVPTMAPLNSYMTLNPLSSPYPPGGLPASPLPSGPLAPPAPAAPLGPTFPGLGASGGSSSSGYGAPGPGLVHGKEMPKGYRRPLAHAKPPYSYISLITMAIQQAPGKMLTLSEIYQWIMDLFPYYRENQQRWQNSIRHSLSFNDCFVKVARSPDKPGKGSYWALHPSSGNMFENGCYLRRQKRFKLEEKVKKGGSGAATTTRNGTGSAASTTTPVATVTSPPQPPPPAPEPEAQGGEDVGALDCGSPPSSTPYFTGLELPGELKLDAPYNFNHPFSINNLMSEQTPAPPKLDVGFGGYGAEGGEAGVYYQGLYSRSLLNAS, translated from the exons ATG GTCTACTCTCCGGTGACCCCAGTTCCCACCATGGCCCCCCTCAACTCCTACATGACCCTGAACCCTCTAAGCTCTCCCTATCCCCCTGGGGGGCTCCCTGCCTCCCCATTGCCCTCAGGACCCCTGGCACCCCCAGCACCTGCAGCACCCCTGGGGCCCACCTTCCCAGGCCTGGGTGccagtggtggcagcagcagctcAGGGTATGGGGCCCCGGGTCCTGGGCTGGTGCATGGGAAGGAGATGCCGAAGGGGTATCGGCGGCCCCTGGCACACGCCAAGCCACCGTATTCCTACATCTCGCTCATCACCATGGCCATCCAGCAGGCACCGGGCAAGATGCTGACCTTGAGTGAAATCTACCAGTGGATCATGGACCTCTTCCCTTACTACCGGGAGAATCAGCAGCGCTGGCAGAACTCCATTCGCCACTCGCTGTCTTTCAACGATTGCTTCGTCAAGGTGGCGCGCTCCCCAGACAAGCCTGGCAAGGGCTCCTACTGGGCCCTGCACCCCAGCTCAGGGAACATGTTTGAGAACGGTTGCTACCTGCGCCGCCAGAAGCGCTTCAAGCTGGAGGAGAAGGTGAAGAAAGGGGGCAGTGGAGCTGCTACCACCACTAGGAACGGGACAGGGTCTGCTGCCTCGACCACCACCCCTGTGGCCACAGTCACCTCCCcgccccagcccccacctccGGCCCCTGAGCCTGAGGCCCAGGGTGGGGAAGATGTGGGGGCTCTGGACTGTGGCTCACCCCCTTCCTCCACACCCTATTTCACTGGCCTGGAGCTCCCAGGGGAGCTGAAGCTAGATGCGCCCTACAACTTCAACCACCCTTTCTCCATCAACAACCTGATGTCAGAACAGACACCAGCACCTCCCAAACTGGACGTGGGGTTTGGGGGCTACGGGGCTGAGGGTGGGGAGGCTGGAGTCTACTACCAGGGCCTTTATTCCCGCTCTCTGCTTAATGCATCCTAG
- the FOXA3 gene encoding hepatocyte nuclear factor 3-gamma: MLGSVKMEAHDLAEWSYYPEAGEVYSPVTPVPTMAPLNSYMTLNPLSSPYPPGGLPASPLPSGPLAPPAPAAPLGPTFPGLGASGGSSSSGYGAPGPGLVHGKEMPKGYRRPLAHAKPPYSYISLITMAIQQAPGKMLTLSEIYQWIMDLFPYYRENQQRWQNSIRHSLSFNDCFVKVARSPDKPGKGSYWALHPSSGNMFENGCYLRRQKRFKLEEKVKKGGSGAATTTRNGTGSAASTTTPVATVTSPPQPPPPAPEPEAQGGEDVGALDCGSPPSSTPYFTGLELPGELKLDAPYNFNHPFSINNLMSEQTPAPPKLDVGFGGYGAEGGEAGVYYQGLYSRSLLNAS, translated from the exons ATGCTGGGCTCGGTGAAGATGGAGGCCCATGACCTGGCCGAGTGGAGCTACTACCCGGAGGCGGGCGAG GTCTACTCTCCGGTGACCCCAGTTCCCACCATGGCCCCCCTCAACTCCTACATGACCCTGAACCCTCTAAGCTCTCCCTATCCCCCTGGGGGGCTCCCTGCCTCCCCATTGCCCTCAGGACCCCTGGCACCCCCAGCACCTGCAGCACCCCTGGGGCCCACCTTCCCAGGCCTGGGTGccagtggtggcagcagcagctcAGGGTATGGGGCCCCGGGTCCTGGGCTGGTGCATGGGAAGGAGATGCCGAAGGGGTATCGGCGGCCCCTGGCACACGCCAAGCCACCGTATTCCTACATCTCGCTCATCACCATGGCCATCCAGCAGGCACCGGGCAAGATGCTGACCTTGAGTGAAATCTACCAGTGGATCATGGACCTCTTCCCTTACTACCGGGAGAATCAGCAGCGCTGGCAGAACTCCATTCGCCACTCGCTGTCTTTCAACGATTGCTTCGTCAAGGTGGCGCGCTCCCCAGACAAGCCTGGCAAGGGCTCCTACTGGGCCCTGCACCCCAGCTCAGGGAACATGTTTGAGAACGGTTGCTACCTGCGCCGCCAGAAGCGCTTCAAGCTGGAGGAGAAGGTGAAGAAAGGGGGCAGTGGAGCTGCTACCACCACTAGGAACGGGACAGGGTCTGCTGCCTCGACCACCACCCCTGTGGCCACAGTCACCTCCCcgccccagcccccacctccGGCCCCTGAGCCTGAGGCCCAGGGTGGGGAAGATGTGGGGGCTCTGGACTGTGGCTCACCCCCTTCCTCCACACCCTATTTCACTGGCCTGGAGCTCCCAGGGGAGCTGAAGCTAGATGCGCCCTACAACTTCAACCACCCTTTCTCCATCAACAACCTGATGTCAGAACAGACACCAGCACCTCCCAAACTGGACGTGGGGTTTGGGGGCTACGGGGCTGAGGGTGGGGAGGCTGGAGTCTACTACCAGGGCCTTTATTCCCGCTCTCTGCTTAATGCATCCTAG